The following proteins are encoded in a genomic region of Dyadobacter sp. UC 10:
- a CDS encoding RNA polymerase sigma factor — translation MTHSHQIVTNRPDTFAKIISEQDFELLYIQHAPFLLRVCNSLCKDEMLAADMVQEVFCAIWDRRLTLPVISSWENYLFRCAKYQYYNHQRSLSRFRSVQSEILNDSDPSDDSTRLHIEYVDLNHNINELVKQLPVQCRKVYRLSRGQGLNSAEISRELSLSEKTVKNHLTRALGFLRRHIEAILALFLMAA, via the coding sequence ATGACCCATTCTCATCAGATCGTCACGAACCGGCCTGACACTTTTGCGAAAATCATAAGTGAACAGGACTTCGAACTGCTTTACATTCAGCATGCTCCGTTTCTATTACGGGTTTGTAATTCGCTTTGCAAAGACGAAATGCTGGCTGCCGACATGGTTCAGGAAGTCTTCTGCGCAATCTGGGACCGTCGGTTGACGCTCCCGGTCATCAGTTCATGGGAAAACTATTTGTTCCGGTGTGCTAAATATCAATACTATAATCACCAACGCAGCCTCTCGCGGTTTCGGAGCGTGCAAAGCGAGATACTGAACGATAGTGACCCCAGTGACGATAGCACCCGCCTCCATATCGAATATGTTGACTTAAATCACAACATCAACGAGTTGGTAAAACAGCTGCCTGTCCAGTGCCGGAAAGTATACCGGCTGAGCCGGGGACAGGGCCTTAATTCGGCAGAAATATCCAGAGAACTTTCGCTTTCCGAAAAAACGGTCAAAAACCACCTGACCAGGGCCCTCGGCTTTTTGAGACGTCATATCGAGGCGATCCTCGCGCTTTTTCTGATGGCTGCGTAA
- a CDS encoding DUF2490 domain-containing protein has translation MKKFFLLSFILFAIPSFAQKQVNKHSGVWLGYFNQTRITDKWGFWLDLHARRTDFLERWSTQIIRPGITYYANDHLRFTAGYAFARSYPAAGLHTVRPENRLWQQVLWTSRQKRLQTQQWIRVEERFNRKITNDVLQDGYNFNFRFRYLLNLMVPLNRDFIEPKTLFFAFNDEIHINAGKQITYNIFDQNRLFVGLGYQFTKGLNLQVGYMNQFQQLPSGNHFNSNNVLRVFVFHNLDLRAKK, from the coding sequence ATGAAGAAATTCTTTTTACTATCATTCATCCTTTTTGCAATTCCGTCATTCGCTCAAAAACAGGTTAACAAACATAGTGGCGTATGGCTGGGCTATTTTAATCAAACGAGGATTACGGACAAATGGGGCTTCTGGCTTGATCTGCACGCCAGGCGCACGGATTTTCTGGAGCGCTGGTCTACACAGATTATCCGCCCCGGGATTACTTATTATGCCAATGACCATTTGAGATTTACGGCGGGTTATGCCTTCGCGCGCAGCTATCCGGCGGCTGGCCTGCATACGGTGCGGCCGGAAAACAGACTTTGGCAGCAGGTACTTTGGACAAGCCGCCAAAAGCGTTTGCAGACGCAGCAGTGGATCAGAGTTGAAGAGCGTTTTAACCGAAAAATTACCAATGACGTCTTGCAGGACGGATACAATTTCAATTTTCGCTTCCGCTATTTACTCAATCTGATGGTGCCGCTAAACAGGGATTTTATCGAACCTAAAACGCTGTTTTTTGCCTTTAACGATGAGATTCACATCAATGCGGGCAAGCAGATTACCTACAATATTTTTGACCAAAACCGCCTTTTCGTGGGACTGGGTTACCAGTTCACAAAAGGACTTAATTTGCAGGTAGGCTACATGAACCAGTTCCAGCAGCTTCCTTCCGGCAACCATTTCAATAGCAATAATGTATTAAGGGTTTTTGTCTTCCACAACCTGGACCTCCGTGCTAAAAAGTAA
- a CDS encoding TonB-dependent receptor domain-containing protein, which translates to MKFLLITHFILLITILSVRAQTDLTINGSVIDRQTKQPLAYCSVALFKSQDSTLVTGLLTSEKGNFRFENVATASYYLQTQYIGYAKATVSLAAYSSKKNVIEVPVIEMDSDPRMLTELNVKADRQTLENKIDRQVYRADKFLNSRGGTAVDVLKNTPSVTVNSEGGITLRGSSGFLVLINGKPVQTDAATILNQIPANTIENVEVITSPSARFDPDGKSGIINITTRTALAGTRSFSANIQGGLPAIYRYHNLRNPVRFGADATFNARSEKWEFSLSGNYLRNDISGQRTGNVNTTIDNIYTSFPSDGERSYSRYNYTIRSSVSFTPRAGNVFSAGFYTGYRSQSRRADIVYNNTKTDLNTGNIIGRITYFNSNVARKSGRITLGNLDYTHTFKNKAALTVSGLIENAGMNGLTTNVNLAEPDRNVILQSSRNPSENPLNAFRLKADYAINIGSGKLETGYQYRNQVQKGDFQYLDLNLETGVFHIVPEFSSNTEVTNEIHSVYGQYAGKHGKLEYLGGLRYEYSTRAFKAGAESPRNLNLSNLFPSLNLQYQLTKLLRARAGYSKRVQRATNSELNPFPEREHSETLESGDPDILPEFIDLSELGIVREFQEGSFFATVYNQRIKNVVNRVNSVYNDTILNRIYTNAGLATSWGLETGSSLNITKWWQLQAGGNLYHYKIKGSLFENDVAVNTASWVYGINANTTFKLSGTFQIQGSVNYLSKRVTAQGEDSRFVTPNLSARKTFLKGKLAATLQWQNVDLGLLGTNRQRITTFGKNFFTTTNYIQETDIFLLNLSYNLNQTSKKAKLPSSEFGDKEF; encoded by the coding sequence ATGAAATTTCTCCTGATTACGCACTTCATTTTACTGATTACCATATTATCCGTCCGGGCGCAAACGGACCTAACCATTAACGGAAGTGTCATAGACAGACAAACCAAACAACCTTTGGCTTACTGTTCGGTCGCACTTTTCAAAAGCCAGGATTCGACGCTGGTCACCGGCTTACTTACTTCTGAAAAAGGCAATTTCAGATTTGAAAATGTGGCAACTGCTTCCTATTATCTTCAGACACAATATATTGGTTACGCCAAAGCCACCGTTTCACTTGCTGCTTATTCTTCAAAAAAAAATGTGATCGAAGTCCCGGTTATTGAAATGGATTCCGACCCGAGAATGCTGACGGAATTGAATGTGAAGGCCGACCGGCAAACGCTTGAAAATAAAATAGACCGGCAGGTTTACCGGGCGGACAAATTTTTGAACAGCCGGGGCGGAACGGCCGTTGATGTATTGAAAAATACCCCTTCGGTCACAGTCAATAGCGAGGGCGGGATCACGTTAAGAGGCTCGTCGGGATTTTTGGTGCTTATCAATGGCAAACCCGTTCAAACCGATGCGGCAACGATCCTGAACCAGATCCCGGCAAACACCATTGAAAATGTGGAAGTAATCACTTCTCCATCGGCACGTTTCGATCCGGATGGGAAATCGGGAATTATCAACATCACAACCAGGACTGCGCTGGCGGGGACAAGGTCTTTTTCAGCCAACATTCAGGGTGGCTTACCAGCTATTTATCGTTATCATAACCTGCGTAATCCAGTTCGTTTTGGTGCGGATGCAACCTTTAATGCCCGCTCAGAGAAATGGGAGTTCAGTCTGAGCGGCAACTACCTGCGGAATGACATCTCTGGTCAACGAACGGGCAACGTGAATACGACCATTGATAACATTTATACCTCGTTCCCATCCGACGGGGAAAGGAGTTATAGCCGATACAACTACACGATACGAAGCTCGGTTTCATTCACACCGCGCGCTGGTAATGTTTTTTCGGCAGGATTTTATACCGGATACCGTTCCCAGTCGCGACGCGCCGACATTGTTTACAACAACACAAAAACAGACCTTAATACTGGTAATATTATTGGCCGCATTACTTATTTCAATTCAAATGTGGCGCGCAAATCGGGCAGGATTACATTGGGTAATCTGGACTATACACATACTTTCAAAAACAAAGCTGCACTTACTGTGTCAGGGCTGATTGAGAATGCGGGCATGAACGGACTGACGACCAATGTCAATCTTGCGGAGCCAGATAGAAACGTGATCCTTCAAAGCAGCCGAAACCCAAGCGAGAACCCACTGAATGCTTTTCGGTTGAAAGCGGATTATGCCATTAATATCGGCTCAGGGAAGCTGGAAACCGGCTATCAGTACCGAAATCAGGTTCAGAAAGGTGATTTTCAATATCTTGATCTGAACCTGGAAACGGGCGTCTTTCACATAGTCCCTGAATTTAGCAGCAATACCGAAGTCACCAATGAGATCCATTCTGTTTATGGGCAATATGCGGGCAAACACGGTAAATTGGAATACCTGGGCGGCTTGCGGTATGAATATTCCACCAGGGCGTTCAAAGCAGGTGCCGAAAGTCCCCGGAACCTCAATTTGTCAAACCTTTTTCCTTCGCTGAATCTGCAATATCAGCTCACCAAGCTGCTTCGCGCGCGTGCCGGATACAGTAAGCGTGTGCAACGCGCTACGAACAGCGAGCTCAATCCTTTTCCCGAGCGGGAGCATTCGGAGACGCTTGAATCGGGTGATCCGGACATTTTGCCCGAATTTATCGATTTGTCTGAGTTGGGGATCGTCAGGGAATTTCAGGAAGGCAGCTTTTTTGCAACTGTTTATAACCAGCGCATTAAGAATGTTGTCAACCGGGTTAATAGTGTCTATAACGACACGATTTTAAACCGTATTTATACCAATGCCGGCCTCGCCACTTCCTGGGGGCTGGAAACGGGAAGTTCATTAAATATCACGAAATGGTGGCAACTTCAGGCTGGGGGAAATTTGTATCATTATAAAATTAAAGGGTCGTTGTTCGAAAATGATGTGGCTGTGAATACGGCCAGCTGGGTTTACGGCATCAATGCCAACACTACGTTCAAGCTTTCCGGAACTTTTCAAATACAGGGATCGGTGAATTACCTGTCGAAGCGGGTTACCGCGCAGGGCGAAGATTCGCGTTTTGTGACTCCCAATCTTTCGGCCCGGAAGACGTTCCTGAAAGGAAAACTTGCGGCTACATTACAATGGCAAAATGTGGACCTGGGTCTCCTGGGAACCAACCGACAACGCATTACGACGTTCGGTAAAAACTTCTTCACCACGACCAACTACATCCAGGAAACGGACATTTTCCTGCTTAACCTGAGCTACAATCTCAATCAGACCTCAAAAAAGGCAAAACTGCCTTCAAGCGAATTTGGGGACAAAGAGTTCTAG
- a CDS encoding PepSY-associated TM helix domain-containing protein, with protein sequence MIGSELKSIEKLSARRGKKSLFRRVNDWLHLWLGLASGVIVFIVCITGAIWALSEEITYALEPAIRAEKRDSPVLKPSEVLSIAAREFPGKPAAYAYYQQGTAVRVGVGGKRDKETYTLFLNPYTGQVQGRKTLKQGETGFFDWILLGHRHLWLPHDIGQPLVNYGTLVFVILLITGLIWWYPAKWSKSNRKKSFAIKWNAGWKRMNIDLHNVLGFYSLLILMALALSGMVYGIAWYSKSLYWVTSGGASEPEWKRVSSDTTQQGKHYTYNQALDLTWAHMVTESPSAGGFYYAFPDSTDANSTISIRTYPEPGRFYDVARHTFDRHTLQRLEFFEVFDKSFEESSAGAKIRRMNYDIHIGSILGLPGKILAALCSLIGASLPVTGFIVWWNRKGFGKKKNSKITRLYS encoded by the coding sequence ATGATAGGATCTGAGCTTAAATCAATAGAAAAACTATCTGCCAGGCGAGGGAAGAAATCGCTGTTCAGGCGGGTTAACGACTGGCTGCATTTGTGGCTGGGACTGGCTTCGGGCGTTATCGTATTTATAGTTTGCATTACCGGGGCAATCTGGGCATTGAGCGAAGAAATCACTTACGCGCTTGAACCAGCGATCCGTGCAGAAAAACGCGATAGCCCTGTCCTCAAACCATCGGAGGTACTCTCCATTGCAGCCCGGGAATTTCCAGGGAAGCCCGCTGCCTACGCCTATTATCAGCAGGGAACCGCTGTACGCGTCGGCGTGGGCGGAAAGCGTGATAAGGAAACCTATACCCTGTTTCTAAATCCGTATACCGGCCAGGTTCAGGGAAGAAAAACCCTCAAACAGGGAGAAACAGGCTTTTTCGACTGGATCCTGCTGGGTCACCGCCACCTATGGCTGCCACATGATATCGGGCAGCCGCTGGTCAACTACGGCACGTTGGTTTTTGTAATCCTGCTAATCACCGGGCTGATCTGGTGGTACCCCGCGAAATGGTCGAAAAGCAACCGTAAAAAAAGCTTTGCTATCAAATGGAATGCGGGCTGGAAACGCATGAACATCGACCTGCATAATGTGCTCGGCTTCTATTCCCTCCTGATTTTGATGGCGCTTGCATTGTCAGGAATGGTCTACGGCATTGCGTGGTACAGCAAAAGCTTGTACTGGGTAACATCCGGCGGTGCATCCGAACCGGAATGGAAGCGCGTGAGCTCCGACACGACACAACAGGGCAAACATTATACATACAACCAGGCACTGGACCTCACCTGGGCACATATGGTTACCGAGAGTCCGTCTGCCGGTGGATTTTACTATGCTTTTCCTGATTCCACGGATGCTAATTCGACCATCAGCATCCGAACGTACCCTGAGCCAGGTAGATTCTACGATGTAGCCAGGCACACATTCGACCGCCATACATTACAGCGACTGGAGTTTTTTGAAGTGTTTGACAAAAGCTTCGAAGAATCGTCAGCTGGTGCCAAAATCCGACGGATGAACTATGATATCCATATTGGCAGCATTCTCGGGCTACCTGGAAAGATTCTGGCAGCCTTATGCTCGCTGATCGGCGCATCGCTTCCTGTGACCGGATTTATCGTTTGGTGGAATAGAAAAGGATTTGGCAAGAAAAAAAATTCGAAAATCACCCGCCTCTATTCGTGA
- a CDS encoding DUF4374 domain-containing protein, whose protein sequence is MKALFIGFMSGLAVTSCGPQNTGDQVAKESRYIVALSLPSQGIYPYHVISDLESGTADISGSQQITNIPNNVLVTSKPGFVFVNSKDKMTKYSVDASGNFKPEGAVPNTGLLGGPISAFLDENRLLVSTAPRQEADSFFTYQIINAAEMTVERSDSIRLQINAGSVASPSMYIVKEGKVLVPYIHADGDNHAHSIANVAVYDAKNMTYEKTISTDKTACLGYSVVSSHAFTENGDLYLISSNSNYWGANESLPSGIVRIKSGQTEFDDSYFLNLTSKLNGNHSGGMIYAGNGKVIVQVFESGLIKAYRDYQHGFVISYYEADLLSQSLKKLHIPLSKYPRRALERLKNGKVAIAINAENGENACYIYDRATGSAKKGLIYQNAEFVSGVVAF, encoded by the coding sequence ATGAAAGCGCTTTTCATAGGGTTTATGTCGGGGTTGGCGGTTACATCGTGCGGACCGCAGAATACCGGCGACCAGGTAGCCAAAGAATCCCGCTACATTGTGGCACTGAGCCTGCCTTCACAGGGAATTTATCCTTATCACGTGATTTCCGACCTCGAATCTGGCACGGCCGACATTTCGGGATCACAACAGATTACCAATATCCCCAATAACGTACTTGTCACCTCAAAGCCGGGTTTTGTCTTTGTGAATTCAAAAGACAAAATGACCAAGTACTCGGTAGATGCATCGGGAAACTTCAAACCGGAAGGCGCTGTGCCTAATACCGGTCTTCTGGGCGGACCGATATCTGCATTTTTGGACGAAAACCGTCTTTTGGTAAGCACCGCGCCGCGGCAGGAGGCAGACAGTTTTTTTACCTATCAGATCATCAACGCCGCCGAAATGACCGTCGAGCGCAGCGACAGTATCCGCTTGCAGATCAATGCCGGCAGCGTCGCATCGCCGAGCATGTACATCGTCAAGGAAGGCAAGGTACTGGTCCCGTACATCCACGCTGATGGCGATAACCACGCCCATTCGATAGCGAATGTGGCGGTTTACGATGCCAAAAATATGACTTATGAAAAAACGATTTCTACCGACAAAACGGCCTGCCTGGGTTACAGCGTTGTGTCTTCACATGCCTTTACAGAAAACGGCGATCTGTATCTGATCTCTTCGAATAGCAATTACTGGGGTGCCAATGAATCACTTCCCTCAGGCATTGTCAGGATTAAAAGCGGTCAGACCGAATTCGATGACAGCTACTTTCTAAACCTCACTTCCAAACTAAACGGCAACCATTCGGGCGGGATGATCTACGCAGGTAACGGCAAAGTCATCGTGCAGGTTTTTGAAAGCGGCCTCATTAAGGCTTACCGCGATTACCAGCACGGATTTGTGATCAGTTATTACGAAGCCGATCTGCTTTCTCAGTCACTCAAAAAGTTACATATACCACTCAGCAAATATCCCCGCAGGGCTTTGGAGAGACTGAAAAATGGCAAAGTCGCTATCGCCATCAATGCAGAAAACGGGGAGAATGCCTGCTATATCTACGATCGTGCAACCGGAAGTGCCAAAAAGGGACTGATTTACCAAAATGCAGAATTTGTGAGCGGAGTGGTGGCGTTTTGA
- a CDS encoding xanthine dehydrogenase family protein molybdopterin-binding subunit gives MNNDKKALNRRSFLKASLISGGGMMLTVSWLSSFRSADKSEALNLPEQWAQLNGYIQITADNKVRLICPNPEFGQNVMTSLPMMLAEELDVDWKDVTVEMGPHDSAKLGAQFTGGSNSVRMYWKPLREAGAAARQMLREAAAQTWKVPAGEVTTKAGVLSHPSGKSARYGDMAGKAATLSVPKDLQLKSPKDFTIVRKSQRNVETQKIITGKPLFGLDYSVDGMLIAMIQHPPAFGMKLKSFDAAEVLKMPGIKDVFQLKLYEEGFEQGGFDTRTFNDLLVVVGNSTWQVMSARKKLIAEWESAGDVKDTMTGRGGKREVTIPGVPESTGTQMEKMQEYAKKPAQQLRKDGDPETAFKNAAQVIERTYNAPFLAHNCMEPMNFFAHVTDEKALLVGPLQAPGWIEPTLAKLLKLPADKIEIQMTRMGGGFGRRAYGHYLSEAALISKKVKAPVKLMYTREDDMTYGIYRPMYTATYRAALDKDKKLVAFHVKGGGIPEHPVHANRFPAGAVDNYLAEGWQIASNITIGAFRAPRSNFNAAAEQSFLDEVAEAMGKDPIEFRLELLKRAKENPVGENNEYDAERYAGVLELVRDKSGWNKAGNEKYNRGVAAYFCHNSYAAHVVDMVTRNGQPYIERVFSAMDCGVVVNPDAATNMVEGAVIDGIGNAFYGALTHKDGVAQQTNFNNYRMIRHHEAPKQIEVHFVRNDIDPTGLGEPPFPPVFGAVANALYKNKGRRFYNQPFQSEMDKVI, from the coding sequence ATGAACAATGACAAAAAAGCCTTAAACAGGCGCTCGTTTCTGAAAGCTTCACTGATATCTGGCGGAGGAATGATGCTGACCGTCAGTTGGTTGTCCAGTTTCAGGTCTGCCGATAAGTCAGAAGCGCTGAACCTGCCGGAGCAATGGGCTCAGCTTAACGGTTATATTCAGATTACGGCGGATAATAAGGTCAGGCTAATTTGTCCAAACCCCGAATTTGGGCAAAATGTAATGACTTCTCTTCCGATGATGCTGGCAGAGGAACTGGATGTGGATTGGAAAGATGTCACCGTAGAAATGGGGCCGCATGATAGTGCTAAGCTGGGCGCGCAGTTTACAGGTGGAAGCAATTCTGTCAGAATGTATTGGAAGCCGCTCAGGGAAGCCGGTGCTGCGGCGAGGCAGATGCTGCGGGAGGCTGCGGCGCAAACCTGGAAAGTGCCGGCAGGCGAAGTGACGACCAAAGCAGGTGTGTTGTCCCACCCGAGCGGGAAATCGGCCAGGTATGGTGATATGGCGGGCAAAGCGGCGACTTTATCCGTACCCAAAGATTTGCAGTTAAAATCCCCGAAAGATTTTACGATCGTCAGAAAATCCCAAAGGAATGTAGAAACGCAAAAGATCATCACAGGTAAGCCTCTTTTTGGATTGGATTACAGCGTTGACGGGATGCTGATCGCGATGATCCAGCATCCGCCGGCTTTTGGAATGAAACTCAAATCGTTCGACGCCGCGGAAGTCCTCAAAATGCCAGGGATTAAAGATGTTTTCCAGCTCAAACTATATGAAGAAGGTTTTGAGCAAGGCGGTTTCGACACCCGGACATTCAATGATTTGCTGGTCGTGGTGGGCAATAGCACCTGGCAAGTAATGAGTGCCCGAAAGAAACTGATCGCAGAATGGGAATCTGCCGGCGATGTTAAAGATACGATGACGGGCAGGGGAGGGAAAAGGGAGGTTACTATTCCCGGAGTACCTGAAAGTACAGGTACTCAAATGGAAAAAATGCAGGAGTATGCCAAAAAGCCGGCTCAGCAACTCAGAAAAGACGGTGATCCGGAAACTGCGTTTAAGAATGCGGCCCAGGTGATTGAGCGCACATACAATGCACCCTTCCTTGCGCATAACTGCATGGAGCCGATGAATTTTTTCGCCCATGTTACCGACGAGAAGGCGCTGCTGGTTGGGCCGCTGCAAGCTCCCGGCTGGATCGAGCCTACACTTGCTAAGTTGTTGAAACTTCCCGCCGACAAGATCGAAATACAAATGACCCGCATGGGCGGTGGCTTTGGCCGCAGGGCTTACGGACACTATCTTTCGGAAGCGGCCCTTATTTCTAAAAAAGTGAAGGCCCCCGTCAAACTCATGTATACCCGCGAGGATGACATGACTTATGGGATTTATCGTCCGATGTACACGGCAACTTACCGTGCCGCCCTGGACAAAGACAAAAAACTGGTTGCTTTCCATGTGAAAGGAGGCGGTATACCTGAGCATCCCGTACATGCAAACCGTTTTCCGGCAGGAGCAGTGGATAATTACCTGGCCGAAGGGTGGCAGATCGCTTCCAATATAACAATAGGTGCTTTCAGAGCGCCACGTTCCAATTTCAACGCCGCCGCAGAGCAATCGTTCCTGGACGAGGTGGCCGAAGCGATGGGCAAAGACCCAATTGAATTCAGATTGGAACTTTTGAAACGGGCCAAAGAAAACCCTGTAGGTGAAAATAATGAGTACGATGCCGAGCGTTACGCCGGCGTACTGGAACTGGTGCGTGATAAATCGGGCTGGAACAAGGCGGGTAATGAGAAATACAACCGCGGTGTGGCTGCCTATTTTTGCCACAATTCCTATGCGGCCCATGTGGTCGATATGGTGACCAGAAACGGGCAACCTTATATTGAGCGCGTGTTCAGTGCGATGGATTGTGGGGTAGTCGTAAATCCCGATGCGGCAACGAATATGGTTGAGGGAGCAGTGATTGATGGAATTGGTAATGCATTTTACGGCGCTTTGACGCACAAGGATGGCGTTGCGCAGCAAACCAACTTCAATAACTACCGCATGATCCGTCATCACGAGGCCCCTAAACAAATAGAAGTCCACTTTGTCAGGAACGACATTGACCCGACCGGCCTGGGGGAGCCGCCATTTCCCCCAGTATTTGGCGCAGTAGCCAATGCATTGTATAAAAATAAAGGCAGAAGATTTTACAACCAGCCATTCCAGTCTGAAATGGATAAGGTCATTTGA
- a CDS encoding AraC family transcriptional regulator, whose amino-acid sequence MEIPIKNKLNEKELFRIKRMKEVIKTTNPHGHKDYLEIIYLEQGAGFHQIDFNRFTVQPHSLYLVMPGQIHSWELTEIPKGFVAMVQKDFLLEQPLYHSLFQTFPLPFPSGFHLADASETFQGIFRNIEMEYTKGETNFEAVIQTYLQLLFNLLKREVKSEQSQPFPPLLKNFFTSLDKEFRANHEIKFYADALNTTSKTLNASCKKFLGMTAGAVINEKLTAESKKLLLYSHQNLTELAFELGFADASHFNKFFKRQTGVLPGIYRKGIS is encoded by the coding sequence ATGGAAATCCCGATTAAAAACAAACTGAACGAAAAGGAGCTTTTCAGGATCAAGAGAATGAAAGAGGTGATTAAAACCACCAATCCGCACGGTCACAAGGATTATCTCGAAATCATTTACTTAGAGCAGGGCGCGGGTTTCCATCAGATTGATTTTAACCGTTTTACCGTCCAGCCGCACAGTCTTTACCTGGTCATGCCCGGCCAGATCCACAGCTGGGAGCTGACCGAAATCCCGAAGGGGTTTGTGGCGATGGTCCAAAAGGATTTTCTTCTGGAACAACCGCTTTACCATTCCCTTTTTCAGACATTCCCTTTGCCATTTCCGAGCGGATTTCACCTGGCAGATGCCAGTGAAACCTTTCAGGGTATTTTCAGGAACATCGAAATGGAATATACCAAAGGCGAAACCAACTTCGAAGCGGTGATCCAGACGTATCTGCAATTGCTTTTTAATTTGCTCAAAAGGGAAGTTAAATCGGAGCAGTCGCAACCATTTCCTCCTTTACTCAAAAATTTCTTCACGTCGCTGGACAAAGAATTCAGGGCGAATCATGAGATAAAATTTTATGCTGATGCTTTGAATACTACTTCCAAAACACTGAATGCGAGCTGCAAAAAGTTTCTGGGAATGACAGCCGGAGCTGTGATCAATGAAAAACTGACGGCTGAATCGAAAAAGCTCCTTTTGTACTCGCACCAAAATCTAACGGAGCTCGCATTTGAACTTGGCTTCGCGGACGCTTCCCATTTCAATAAGTTTTTCAAACGTCAGACTGGCGTACTTCCCGGAATTTACCGTAAAGGAATTTCCTGA